One Deinococcus sp. LM3 genomic region harbors:
- a CDS encoding iron ABC transporter permease → MNARRPHPLLLLPALLAVLGVLLPLVYLVLRALDAESSELREIVFRARNLELLANTLLLTLGVLAGTTLIALPLAYLAARTDLRPRRLLMLLGVLPLAIPGYVGAYALIAASGAGGTIDALTGIRWPGPGGYWGALGVLTLFTFPYLFLNLHAALRTQDPALEDAARLLGRTPWQTFREVTLPYLRPAWLSGALLIALHVLGDFSVVSLMRFPTFSAAIYQQYTAAYDRVYSAWLALALLLVTGAALLLEARLMRGVRLSRVSPGGTRRPTVLSLGRGAPLAWAALAVLAGAALIVPLGTIVYWLRLETNPFAWSSLWEAFQSALGAAAVAAVTTTALAFPLAYIGSRHSGPLARLTERAAYLGYATPPLAFALALVFFTLNVVPPLYQTFPLLIIAYTLHFLAEAIGPVRTSLLKATPRLEEAGRLLGLSAPQTLRRVTIPLVRPGLLVSAAFVFLSVLKELPLTLLLSPIGFETLSRNVWAYTEEAQYASAAPYALALALSGALLTLLILRREDRRAPPPARPASTRPDPTRPTTQPATPPAPTKEGPA, encoded by the coding sequence ATGAACGCGCGCCGCCCCCACCCCCTGCTGCTGCTCCCGGCCCTGCTGGCCGTGCTGGGCGTCCTGCTGCCGCTGGTGTACCTCGTGCTGCGCGCCCTGGACGCCGAGAGCAGCGAACTGCGCGAGATCGTGTTCCGCGCCCGCAACCTGGAACTGCTGGCCAACACCCTGCTGCTCACGCTGGGCGTTCTGGCCGGCACGACCCTGATCGCACTGCCGCTGGCGTACCTCGCGGCCCGCACGGACCTGCGCCCCCGCCGCCTGCTGATGCTGCTGGGCGTGCTGCCACTGGCCATTCCCGGCTACGTGGGCGCGTACGCCCTGATCGCCGCGAGCGGCGCCGGCGGCACCATCGACGCCCTGACCGGCATCCGCTGGCCCGGCCCGGGCGGGTACTGGGGCGCGCTGGGTGTCCTGACGCTGTTCACGTTCCCGTACCTGTTCCTGAACCTGCACGCCGCGCTGCGCACCCAGGACCCCGCCCTGGAGGACGCCGCGCGCCTACTGGGCCGCACGCCGTGGCAGACCTTCCGGGAGGTCACGCTGCCGTACCTGCGCCCCGCGTGGCTGTCCGGCGCGCTTCTGATCGCCCTGCACGTGCTGGGGGACTTCAGCGTGGTCAGCCTGATGCGTTTTCCCACCTTCAGCGCCGCCATCTACCAGCAGTACACCGCCGCGTACGACCGGGTGTACTCGGCGTGGCTGGCGCTGGCGCTGCTGCTGGTCACGGGGGCCGCGCTGCTGCTCGAGGCCCGCCTGATGCGCGGCGTGCGCCTGTCCCGCGTGTCCCCCGGCGGCACGCGCCGCCCCACGGTCCTCTCGCTGGGGCGCGGGGCGCCGCTCGCCTGGGCCGCGCTGGCCGTGCTGGCGGGCGCGGCGCTGATCGTGCCGCTGGGAACCATCGTGTACTGGCTGCGTCTGGAAACCAACCCGTTCGCCTGGAGCAGCCTGTGGGAGGCGTTCCAGAGTGCGCTGGGCGCCGCGGCGGTCGCGGCCGTCACCACCACCGCCCTGGCGTTCCCGCTGGCGTACATCGGCAGTCGCCACAGCGGCCCGCTGGCCCGGCTGACCGAACGGGCCGCGTACCTGGGGTACGCCACGCCGCCCCTGGCGTTCGCGCTGGCGCTGGTGTTCTTCACGCTGAACGTCGTGCCGCCGCTGTACCAGACCTTCCCGCTGCTGATCATCGCGTACACCCTGCACTTCCTGGCCGAGGCGATCGGCCCGGTCCGCACCAGCCTCCTGAAAGCCACGCCGCGCCTCGAGGAAGCCGGGCGTCTGCTGGGCCTGAGTGCCCCGCAGACGCTGCGGCGCGTGACCATCCCGCTCGTCCGGCCGGGCCTGCTGGTCAGCGCGGCCTTCGTGTTCCTGAGCGTCCTGAAGGAACTGCCGCTCACGCTGCTGCTGTCGCCCATCGGCTTCGAGACGCTCTCCCGCAACGTCTGGGCGTACACCGAGGAGGCGCAGTACGCCTCGGCCGCACCCTACGCACTGGCGCTGGCCCTCAGCGGCGCGCTGCTGACCCTGCTGATCCTGCGCCGCGAGGACCGCCGCGCGCCGCCCCCCGCCCGCCCTGCCTCAACCCGACCCGACCCGACCCGCCCCACCACCCAGCCGGCCACCCCGCCGGCCCCCACCAAGGAAGGCCCCGCATGA